The following proteins are encoded in a genomic region of Triticum aestivum cultivar Chinese Spring unplaced genomic scaffold, IWGSC CS RefSeq v2.1 scaffold21137, whole genome shotgun sequence:
- the LOC123175156 gene encoding rust resistance kinase Lr10-like isoform X2 — MIHIGDATYYVSAINYSGSSFWVIDANMDLHNNCPLPRWNPPYQPDNMEIELSPLVHSGACFVKCSQEVKGTGTYMPVACLSTNDSFVYVLTGYGSTYMEYLEPSCGYLARTPRPWDGLGLENASYADVVKSMRIGFAVRFPYPRESIKQCLIQTFWPFYEVPVLSKEGIKLRILFSLVGDSFFSRCALVDVIGFPPFRGVVIIIVFWIWKWLAVLCRFVLAPLVVLIFLAYKYWKTRITIDAVEKFLRMQQMLGPTRYAYTDITAITSHFRDKLGQGGYGSVFKGVLSPGNVHVAVKMLERSSNCDGEDFISEVATIGRIHHVNVVRLMGFCSEEMRRALVYEYMARGSLDKYIFSAKSFSWDKLIEIALGIARGIDYLHQGCEMQILHFDIKPHNILLDSNFVPKLADFGLAKLYPRNNSFVSLSVLRGTIGYIAPEMISRSFGVISSKSDVYSFGMLLLEMASGRRNADPNVANSSQSYYPSWVYDRLTEQEGRDISPIDNMHELEKKLCMVGLWCIQMKSHDRPTMSEVIDMLEGGADTLQMPSRPFFCDEGLVHTNDTYHLSSELTEISEEDMSENIDV, encoded by the exons ATGATTCACATCGGTGATGCAACATACTATGTGTCTGCCATCAACTACAGTGGTTCTTCCTTCTGGGTCATCGATGCCAACATGGATTTACACAACAACTGCCCTCTACCTCGGTGGAATCCTCCATACCAACCCGACAACATGGAAATCGAATTGAGCCCCCTTGTACATAGTGGGGCTTGCTTTGTAAAATGCTCTCAGGAAGTAAAGGGCACTGGTACGTACATGCCTGTTGCTTGCCTAAGCACCAACGATTCTTTTGTTTACGTGTTAACTGGCTATGGGTCTACATATATGGAGTACCTTGAACCTTCTTGTGGGTACTTGGCCCGGACTCCTCGACCCTGGGACGGTCTGGGGCTAGAAAATGCAAGTTATGCAGATGTTGTAAAATCCATGAGGATTGGATTTGCTGTTCGGTTTCCTTATCCTAGGGAGAGCATCAAGCAATGCCTAATACAGACTTTTTG GCCCTTCTATGAGGTACCAGTCTTGAGTAAAGAAGGCATCAAGTTACGTATTCTATTCAGTCTTGTGGGTGATTCATTTTTCTCGCGGTGCGCACTAGTTGATGTCATTGGATTTCCACCATTTCGAGGTGTAGTCATAATAATCGTCTTCTGGATTTGGAAGTGGCTGGCTG TGTTGTGCAGGTTCGTGTTGGCGCCGCTTGTTGTGTTGATTTTCCTAGCCTACAAGTACTGGAAAACAAGAATAACAATCGATGCAGTCGAGAAGTTCCTCCGTATGCAGCAAATGCTCGGTCCGACGAGGTACGCCTACACCGACATCACTGCAATCACAAGCCATTTCAGAGATAAGCTGGGTCAGGGAGGCTATGGCTCCGTGTTCAAGGGTGTGTTATCACCAGGCAATGTCCATGTCGCGGTCAAGATGCTGGAGCGTAGCTCAAACTGCGATGGAGAGGATTTCATCAGTGAAGTTGCCACCATTGGCAGGATCCACCACGTCAATGTGGTGCGTCTCATGGGGTTCTGCTCGGAGGAGATGAGGAGGGCTCTTGTCTATGAGTACATGGCTCGAGGTTCTCTTGACAAGTACATCTTCTCAGCTAAAAGTTTCTCCTGGGACAAGCTCATAGAGATTGCTTTGGGCATTGCCAGGGGGATCGACTACCTTCATCAAGGGTGTGAGATGCAGATTCTACATTTTGACATCAAGCCACACAACATCCTGCTTGATAGCAATTTTGTCCCAAAACTTGCTGATTTTGGTCTCGCCAAGCTGTACCCAAGAAACAACAGTTTCGTATCATTGAGCGTCCTGCGCGGAACAATTGGGTACATAGCTCCTGAGATGATATCTAGGAGCTTTGGCGTCATATCGAGCAAGTCTGATGTTTACAGCTTTGGGATGCTGCTGCTGGAGATGGCCAGTGGAAGAAGGAATGCCGACCCAAATGTGGCGAATTCAAGCCAGTCTTACTACCCGTCATGGGTGTATGACAGACTAACTGAACAAGAGGGGCGTGATATATCTCCCATTGACAACATGCATGAGTTGGAGAAGAAGCTGTGCATGGTCGGACTATGGTGCATCCAGATGAAGTCCCATGACCGTCCAACGATGAGTGAGGTTATAGACATGTTGGAAGGCGGTGCCGATACCTTGCAGATGCCTTCCAGGCCATTCTTCTGTGACGAGGGGCTCGTCCATACCAATGATACTTATCATTTGTCCTCCGAGTTGACCGAAATCTCTGAGGAGGATATGAGTGAAAATATCGATGTGTGA
- the LOC123175156 gene encoding rust resistance kinase Lr10-like isoform X1, whose product MVMPTVLNSLTFLCVLAVLAAGRAEGRHHDSDCPSFSCGPLGNVLSPFRQASDPPGCGYRSYELVCSDTKAMIHIGDATYYVSAINYSGSSFWVIDANMDLHNNCPLPRWNPPYQPDNMEIELSPLVHSGACFVKCSQEVKGTGTYMPVACLSTNDSFVYVLTGYGSTYMEYLEPSCGYLARTPRPWDGLGLENASYADVVKSMRIGFAVRFPYPRESIKQCLIQTFWPFYEVPVLSKEGIKLRILFSLVGDSFFSRCALVDVIGFPPFRGVVIIIVFWIWKWLAVLCRFVLAPLVVLIFLAYKYWKTRITIDAVEKFLRMQQMLGPTRYAYTDITAITSHFRDKLGQGGYGSVFKGVLSPGNVHVAVKMLERSSNCDGEDFISEVATIGRIHHVNVVRLMGFCSEEMRRALVYEYMARGSLDKYIFSAKSFSWDKLIEIALGIARGIDYLHQGCEMQILHFDIKPHNILLDSNFVPKLADFGLAKLYPRNNSFVSLSVLRGTIGYIAPEMISRSFGVISSKSDVYSFGMLLLEMASGRRNADPNVANSSQSYYPSWVYDRLTEQEGRDISPIDNMHELEKKLCMVGLWCIQMKSHDRPTMSEVIDMLEGGADTLQMPSRPFFCDEGLVHTNDTYHLSSELTEISEEDMSENIDV is encoded by the exons ATGGTGATGCCCACTGTTCTCAACTCCCTAACTTTTTTATGTGTGCTTGCAGTTCTTGCTGCAGGTCGGGCTGAAGGGCGGCATCATGACTCTGATTGTCCTTCTTTCTCGTGCGGCCCTCTTGGAAATGTATTGTCCCCATTTCGTCAGGCAAGTGATCCGCCTGGCTGCGGCTATCGATCTTACGAGCTGGTTTGCAGTGATACCAAGGCTATGATTCACATCGGTGATGCAACATACTATGTGTCTGCCATCAACTACAGTGGTTCTTCCTTCTGGGTCATCGATGCCAACATGGATTTACACAACAACTGCCCTCTACCTCGGTGGAATCCTCCATACCAACCCGACAACATGGAAATCGAATTGAGCCCCCTTGTACATAGTGGGGCTTGCTTTGTAAAATGCTCTCAGGAAGTAAAGGGCACTGGTACGTACATGCCTGTTGCTTGCCTAAGCACCAACGATTCTTTTGTTTACGTGTTAACTGGCTATGGGTCTACATATATGGAGTACCTTGAACCTTCTTGTGGGTACTTGGCCCGGACTCCTCGACCCTGGGACGGTCTGGGGCTAGAAAATGCAAGTTATGCAGATGTTGTAAAATCCATGAGGATTGGATTTGCTGTTCGGTTTCCTTATCCTAGGGAGAGCATCAAGCAATGCCTAATACAGACTTTTTG GCCCTTCTATGAGGTACCAGTCTTGAGTAAAGAAGGCATCAAGTTACGTATTCTATTCAGTCTTGTGGGTGATTCATTTTTCTCGCGGTGCGCACTAGTTGATGTCATTGGATTTCCACCATTTCGAGGTGTAGTCATAATAATCGTCTTCTGGATTTGGAAGTGGCTGGCTG TGTTGTGCAGGTTCGTGTTGGCGCCGCTTGTTGTGTTGATTTTCCTAGCCTACAAGTACTGGAAAACAAGAATAACAATCGATGCAGTCGAGAAGTTCCTCCGTATGCAGCAAATGCTCGGTCCGACGAGGTACGCCTACACCGACATCACTGCAATCACAAGCCATTTCAGAGATAAGCTGGGTCAGGGAGGCTATGGCTCCGTGTTCAAGGGTGTGTTATCACCAGGCAATGTCCATGTCGCGGTCAAGATGCTGGAGCGTAGCTCAAACTGCGATGGAGAGGATTTCATCAGTGAAGTTGCCACCATTGGCAGGATCCACCACGTCAATGTGGTGCGTCTCATGGGGTTCTGCTCGGAGGAGATGAGGAGGGCTCTTGTCTATGAGTACATGGCTCGAGGTTCTCTTGACAAGTACATCTTCTCAGCTAAAAGTTTCTCCTGGGACAAGCTCATAGAGATTGCTTTGGGCATTGCCAGGGGGATCGACTACCTTCATCAAGGGTGTGAGATGCAGATTCTACATTTTGACATCAAGCCACACAACATCCTGCTTGATAGCAATTTTGTCCCAAAACTTGCTGATTTTGGTCTCGCCAAGCTGTACCCAAGAAACAACAGTTTCGTATCATTGAGCGTCCTGCGCGGAACAATTGGGTACATAGCTCCTGAGATGATATCTAGGAGCTTTGGCGTCATATCGAGCAAGTCTGATGTTTACAGCTTTGGGATGCTGCTGCTGGAGATGGCCAGTGGAAGAAGGAATGCCGACCCAAATGTGGCGAATTCAAGCCAGTCTTACTACCCGTCATGGGTGTATGACAGACTAACTGAACAAGAGGGGCGTGATATATCTCCCATTGACAACATGCATGAGTTGGAGAAGAAGCTGTGCATGGTCGGACTATGGTGCATCCAGATGAAGTCCCATGACCGTCCAACGATGAGTGAGGTTATAGACATGTTGGAAGGCGGTGCCGATACCTTGCAGATGCCTTCCAGGCCATTCTTCTGTGACGAGGGGCTCGTCCATACCAATGATACTTATCATTTGTCCTCCGAGTTGACCGAAATCTCTGAGGAGGATATGAGTGAAAATATCGATGTGTGA